The Mycobacterium riyadhense sequence GATTCACTCGGGTAGCGCGGGCTCGGACGCGGCCTCGGCTGCTTTGGTTTTGGCACGTCGCGACCGATAGCCCCGCCAGGCCGCGATCAGCGCCGGCAGCACGGATACGAACACGATGGCCAGGATGATCTTTTCCAGGTTTTGGTTGACGAACGGCACAGTGCCCAGGAAGTAGCCCGCCAGCGTCACACCGCCGCCCCAGAGGACGCCGCCGATTATGTCGAACCCCAGAAACACCGGATAGCGCATGTAGGACACCCCGGCGACCACCGGAGTGAAGGTCCGCAGGAACGGCGCGAACCGGGCCAGAATGATCGCCCAAGGCCCGTACTTCTCGAAGAACGCGTGCGACTCGGTCACGTAGTGCCTTTTGAAGAAGCGGGAATCTTCCTTTTTGAACAGTGCGGGCCCGATGCGACGGCCGATGAAATACCCGGTCTGATCGCCCGCCACGGCGACCACTGCGACGGCGGGTGCCAGCACCCAGATGCTGGCCGGCGGGTTGGGGTGCGTGGCCAGCAGCCCTCCGGTGAACAATAGTGACTCGCCCGGCAGCAGCGGAAACAGCAAGCCGGTCTCGATGAAGACGATGATGAGGATGCCGGGCAGTACCGCGGAGCCGAAAACGCCGTCGGCGCCCAGCCAGTACCAGGGGTCGAGGATGTCGCCCAGGGCCACCACCGCGGTGCTCATGACGCTTCAACATACCGGCGTTGTAATACTGAGGGGACCCAGCCTTGTAGGAGGAGAGTTTCATGCCCATCGCAACACCCGAGGTCTATGCCGAGATGCTGGGACGTGCCAAGGCCAACTCGTACGCCTTTCCGGCCATTAACTGCACTTCCTCAGAAACGATTAACGCCGCCATCAAAGGCTTCGCCGACGCCGGCAGCGACGGCATCATTCAGTTCTCCACCGGTGGTGCCGAATTCGGCTCCGGCCTGGGTGTCAAGGACATGGTGACCGGTGCCGTGGCGCTGGCCGAGTTCACCCACATCATCGCGGCCAGATACCCGATCAACGTCGCGCTGCACACCG is a genomic window containing:
- a CDS encoding VTT domain-containing protein; translated protein: MSTAVVALGDILDPWYWLGADGVFGSAVLPGILIIVFIETGLLFPLLPGESLLFTGGLLATHPNPPASIWVLAPAVAVVAVAGDQTGYFIGRRIGPALFKKEDSRFFKRHYVTESHAFFEKYGPWAIILARFAPFLRTFTPVVAGVSYMRYPVFLGFDIIGGVLWGGGVTLAGYFLGTVPFVNQNLEKIILAIVFVSVLPALIAAWRGYRSRRAKTKAAEAASEPALPE